One Serratia liquefaciens genomic window, TGATATTCGGATGAGTACCCTGATGCGTCTGTTGGCGGCGATGGATCTGGAGTGCGTTATCGTGCCGAAAAAAAGCGTGCACGATGTGGAGCGCTTGCTGCAAAAAGAAACGGACAAAGTTTTAGAGGTGCACGAATTACAGGGGTTTGACAAAAAACTCAAAGATCTCGAGGACTAGCGAATGGATGGACAACGGCAGGTTGAAACGGTACAGGCATTGGCACTGATACTGCACGATGTACGTATTGGTGTGCTTGCGCACTATAGCGGTGGCAAAAATATCCTGACGTTTGACCCGCAATATCTTGCTTTGCCGGAGGCCACTCGTCCGCTGTTTACCCTAAGGCAGCGGGCGCGCCCGGGCTATCTCGAACAAGTTCTGACCTCGTCTCAGCGTCTTCCTCCCGTTTT contains:
- a CDS encoding helix-turn-helix domain-containing protein, which translates into the protein MRKSSEIAKFLKEKRAELGWNQKDFLMKIGMTQQQYQRIESGSDIRMSTLMRLLAAMDLECVIVPKKSVHDVERLLQKETDKVLEVHELQGFDKKLKDLED